A section of the Anabaena cylindrica PCC 7122 genome encodes:
- a CDS encoding alkaline phosphatase PhoX — protein MTNTPFDTTQPAQVQGLDGYTVDPIFTVGETIDGYTPPGILDGTGAFELNETTVRVLVNHETANNVGYAYTLENGTSLTGARISYFDIDKRTLQIVDSGLAYDTIYNRAGEIVDEASDLEFSGINRFCSANLMEANHFGSGKGFADTIYFAGEETDGGTQFALDTATNELWALPWLGRAAWESATELDTGNTDQIALLIGDDRETAPLILYVGEKNANGDGSFLDRNGLAEGKLYVWVADDTANASDAIEADPRDFSGSGSSTNGKFVEIDYYRLDLAGTNGYDAQGFATQEKQDALAAAAGAFKFSRPEDVATNPFDGTEAVLASTGRPEVFDGKDTWGTTYKIDVDFGASEITANLNILYDGNDEGNKDFGLRSPDNLDWADNGLIYLQEDRAIGADLFGATSGEEASIWVLDPDAADPAATATRIAQIDRSGVPSDQTDSSPTDIGNWESSGILDVSTLFGNAPGTQFILDVQAHSLRDGNIINVPGVDTDGDGTVEANDNLVQGGQLLFLISPDASLIQDENLVFSSSNADDLVAGVDFDGVNDIVFTGAGNDEVDIPFGGSLAGNNRVFTGSGADIVYVADGDRSFGGSGNDEIDATDATDYRLAGGTGNDIFYLGADGRALGGDGDDQFYVQDGGNNWLSGGAGADQFWILTGDLPGTANTVLDFETGTDVLGIGGQGTGFDFADLTLSGNSIAVGSTTIAILTGINTTSLTAANFAFV, from the coding sequence ATGACTAATACGCCATTCGATACAACCCAGCCCGCCCAAGTACAAGGACTAGACGGTTATACCGTAGATCCTATCTTTACTGTTGGGGAAACCATAGACGGTTATACACCTCCCGGCATTCTCGATGGTACAGGTGCGTTTGAACTAAATGAAACTACAGTTCGAGTTCTGGTTAACCATGAAACCGCCAATAATGTCGGTTATGCTTATACCCTAGAAAACGGCACTTCCTTAACTGGTGCAAGAATCAGCTATTTTGATATTGATAAACGCACCCTGCAAATAGTTGATTCCGGTCTGGCTTACGATACCATTTATAACCGGGCTGGTGAAATTGTAGATGAAGCTTCTGACTTAGAATTTAGCGGTATCAACCGCTTTTGCTCCGCTAACTTGATGGAAGCCAACCATTTCGGCTCCGGCAAGGGTTTTGCTGATACTATCTACTTTGCTGGTGAAGAAACCGATGGCGGTACACAATTTGCTCTAGATACTGCTACTAATGAACTGTGGGCTTTACCCTGGTTAGGTCGTGCGGCTTGGGAAAGCGCAACCGAACTAGATACGGGTAATACAGATCAAATCGCTTTATTAATAGGTGATGATCGCGAAACTGCTCCATTAATTCTATACGTTGGCGAAAAGAATGCTAATGGTGACGGCAGTTTCTTAGATCGCAATGGACTAGCTGAAGGCAAATTATATGTATGGGTTGCTGACGATACAGCAAATGCCTCAGATGCAATTGAAGCTGACCCCAGAGATTTTAGCGGCAGTGGCAGCAGCACAAATGGTAAGTTTGTGGAAATTGACTACTACCGTCTCGACCTAGCTGGTACTAATGGTTACGATGCTCAAGGTTTTGCTACCCAAGAGAAACAGGATGCTCTTGCAGCGGCTGCTGGGGCTTTTAAATTCTCCCGTCCTGAAGATGTAGCCACCAATCCCTTCGATGGGACTGAAGCTGTTTTAGCTTCCACTGGTCGCCCAGAAGTCTTCGATGGTAAAGATACTTGGGGTACAACCTATAAAATTGACGTTGATTTTGGTGCAAGCGAAATCACAGCTAACCTCAACATCCTTTACGACGGTAACGATGAGGGTAACAAAGATTTTGGTCTGCGTAGCCCTGATAACTTAGATTGGGCTGATAATGGCTTGATATATCTTCAAGAAGACCGCGCCATTGGTGCTGACCTTTTTGGTGCAACTTCCGGAGAAGAAGCTTCTATTTGGGTTCTTGACCCCGACGCAGCTGATCCCGCTGCCACTGCAACCCGCATAGCACAAATAGATCGCTCTGGTGTACCTTCAGACCAAACTGATTCTAGCCCTACAGATATTGGTAACTGGGAATCTTCCGGTATTCTTGATGTTTCCACCCTGTTTGGTAACGCGCCTGGTACACAGTTCATCCTTGATGTCCAGGCTCACAGTCTTCGTGATGGCAACATCATCAATGTTCCCGGCGTTGATACCGATGGAGATGGTACAGTTGAGGCCAATGATAACTTAGTGCAAGGTGGTCAGTTACTGTTTTTGATCAGTCCTGATGCTTCCTTAATCCAAGATGAAAACCTTGTATTTAGCTCTTCTAATGCAGATGATTTAGTAGCTGGAGTTGATTTTGATGGAGTCAACGATATCGTTTTCACTGGTGCTGGAAATGATGAAGTAGATATCCCCTTTGGTGGTAGCCTAGCTGGTAACAACCGCGTCTTCACAGGCAGTGGTGCTGATATTGTTTATGTTGCTGATGGCGATCGCTCTTTTGGTGGTAGTGGCAATGATGAAATCGACGCTACAGATGCCACCGACTACCGTCTTGCCGGTGGTACAGGTAATGACATTTTCTATTTAGGTGCAGACGGTCGCGCTTTAGGTGGTGACGGTGATGATCAATTCTATGTCCAAGATGGTGGCAATAACTGGCTATCTGGTGGTGCTGGTGCTGACCAATTCTGGATTCTGACCGGTGATTTACCCGGTACTGCTAACACTGTTCTCGACTTTGAAACCGGTACTGATGTCTTAGGTATTGGTGGTCAAGGTACAGGTTTTGACTTTGCTGATTTAACCTTAAGTGGTAACAGCATCGCTGTAGGTAGTACAACTATTGCAATTCTCACTGGAATCAATACCACTAGTTTGACTGCTGCTAATTTCGCTTTTGTTTAG